In the Polyangiaceae bacterium genome, one interval contains:
- a CDS encoding porin, which produces MYTRVLPVLSAVLIAAPAVAQPAPQPLPPPPPPAPAAEPAPEPLPPPLPAPVEALGVAPAPAAAAPMPPPAPAAPPPAAEEPKPPKQLTVAKDGLFQPSMLIQAWLFAQRQSHLTQSTIRLRRAEVKIKGDIVRDFLSYAVMFDPAKVLEFDDENLEVEGQQPAPTTPGTVEASQPQSSVSVLQDAYATFKSEWAEASVGQFKNPLSWEGSNSASKLLFPERSTVARYFGDKRDLGLKVEKKLGDYFYYNLGVYNGTGLNRRDDNNQKDAALRVEVYPLKGMMLGGVGYMGVGQRDEPRTKDRVEADLRIDVANALLQAEYLHGWDGPKGARTEGHGFYVAAGYTFFDRLQPAIRVGGLDRNIDADLSEGSDDEVWHYEAVVNYYLQEQQARFALSYGLFDYDDSDSRGELTLLAQVSF; this is translated from the coding sequence ATGTACACCCGAGTTCTCCCCGTTCTTTCGGCAGTGTTGATCGCAGCGCCTGCCGTTGCCCAGCCCGCTCCGCAACCGCTTCCCCCACCGCCTCCGCCGGCGCCGGCTGCTGAGCCCGCGCCGGAGCCCCTGCCGCCGCCGCTTCCCGCGCCCGTCGAGGCCCTGGGCGTTGCCCCAGCCCCTGCTGCCGCCGCTCCAATGCCTCCGCCGGCGCCGGCTGCTCCTCCCCCCGCCGCGGAAGAACCCAAGCCACCGAAGCAGCTCACTGTGGCGAAGGACGGACTTTTTCAGCCCAGCATGCTGATTCAGGCGTGGCTCTTCGCCCAGCGGCAGTCCCACCTGACGCAGTCCACCATTCGGCTGCGCCGCGCCGAAGTGAAGATCAAGGGCGACATCGTCCGAGATTTTCTCTCCTACGCGGTGATGTTCGACCCCGCCAAGGTGCTCGAGTTCGACGACGAGAACCTGGAGGTGGAAGGGCAACAACCGGCGCCCACGACGCCGGGCACGGTGGAAGCCTCGCAGCCCCAAAGTTCGGTATCCGTGCTGCAGGACGCCTACGCCACCTTCAAGAGCGAGTGGGCGGAAGCCAGTGTCGGGCAGTTCAAGAACCCGCTCTCTTGGGAAGGCTCGAACTCCGCCAGCAAATTGCTGTTTCCCGAGCGCTCCACGGTGGCTCGCTACTTCGGCGACAAGCGCGACCTCGGGCTCAAGGTCGAAAAGAAGCTCGGCGACTATTTCTACTACAACCTCGGCGTCTACAACGGCACCGGACTCAACCGCCGCGACGACAACAACCAGAAGGACGCGGCCTTGCGTGTCGAAGTCTACCCGCTGAAGGGGATGATGCTCGGCGGCGTTGGCTACATGGGAGTGGGGCAGCGGGACGAACCGCGGACGAAAGATCGGGTGGAAGCGGACCTGCGCATCGACGTTGCCAACGCCCTGCTGCAGGCGGAGTACTTGCACGGTTGGGATGGCCCGAAGGGTGCGCGCACCGAGGGGCACGGCTTCTACGTGGCGGCCGGGTACACCTTCTTCGATCGCCTGCAACCTGCAATCCGCGTTGGCGGCCTAGACCGAAACATCGACGCGGATCTTTCCGAGGGCAGCGATGACGAGGTCTGGCACTACGAGGCTGTCGTCAACTACTACCTGCAGGAGCAACAGGCGCGCTTCGCGCTCTCCTACGGGCTCTTCGACTATGACGACTCGGACTCGAGGGGCGAGTTGACTTTGCTCGCGCAGGTGTCGTTCTAG
- the pstS gene encoding phosphate ABC transporter substrate-binding protein PstS codes for MITRRNILTAALLALPLASCSKESASGSAPSANGNVTLNGAGATFPYPLYSKWMSEYNAKNPNIRINYQSIGSGGGIRQITARTVDFGATDAPMTEDEVKKAPAKLIHIPTTMGAVVVTYNLEGVSAPLKLVPDVLADMYLGKISKWNDPRVVADNPGVTLPDKNISVVYRSDGSGTTAVFTEYLAKVSPTFKQDVGVGKSVKWPAGLGAKGNEGVTGQVKTTPGALGYVELAYALQNKMPTAALKNKAGEFVTASIPAITKAGAGAEMPDDLYVSITDSAGAGAYPISAYTYLLVYEDGADAVKSKALAEFLWWAIHDGQSHAEALHYAPLPDPVMKKVEARLKTLKAGGKALLSGS; via the coding sequence ATGATCACCCGACGAAATATCCTCACCGCCGCGCTGCTGGCCCTGCCCCTTGCCTCTTGCAGCAAAGAGAGCGCCAGTGGCTCCGCGCCCTCCGCGAACGGCAACGTCACGCTGAATGGAGCCGGCGCAACGTTCCCTTACCCGCTCTACTCGAAGTGGATGAGCGAGTACAACGCCAAGAACCCCAACATTCGCATCAACTACCAGTCGATCGGATCTGGCGGAGGCATCCGCCAGATCACGGCGCGCACAGTCGACTTCGGTGCCACCGACGCACCGATGACCGAGGACGAAGTCAAGAAGGCGCCGGCCAAGTTGATTCACATCCCCACGACGATGGGCGCCGTGGTGGTGACCTACAATCTCGAGGGGGTCTCGGCGCCGCTGAAGCTGGTGCCGGATGTGCTCGCGGACATGTACTTGGGCAAGATCAGCAAGTGGAACGACCCGCGAGTCGTAGCTGACAACCCGGGAGTGACCCTTCCCGACAAGAACATCTCAGTCGTCTATCGCAGCGACGGTAGCGGAACGACGGCGGTGTTCACCGAGTATCTCGCCAAAGTGTCGCCGACCTTCAAGCAGGACGTCGGCGTAGGCAAGAGCGTGAAGTGGCCCGCGGGGCTCGGGGCCAAGGGCAACGAAGGCGTCACGGGTCAGGTCAAGACCACGCCGGGCGCTCTCGGCTACGTGGAATTGGCCTACGCCCTGCAAAACAAGATGCCCACCGCCGCGCTGAAGAACAAGGCGGGGGAGTTCGTGACGGCAAGCATTCCCGCCATCACCAAGGCCGGCGCGGGGGCCGAAATGCCTGACGACTTGTACGTCAGCATCACCGATTCTGCCGGTGCGGGCGCCTACCCCATCAGCGCCTACACCTACTTGCTGGTTTACGAAGACGGAGCCGATGCAGTGAAGAGCAAGGCTCTGGCGGAGTTCCTGTGGTGGGCCATTCATGATGGTCAGAGCCACGCCGAGGCGCTGCACTATGCGCCGCTGCCCGACCCGGTGATGAAGAAGGTCGAGGCCCGTCTGAAGACCCTGAAGGCGGGAGGCAAGGCGCTCCTCTCCGGAAGCTGA